A region from the Lolium perenne isolate Kyuss_39 chromosome 4, Kyuss_2.0, whole genome shotgun sequence genome encodes:
- the LOC127294397 gene encoding cysteine desulfurase 1, chloroplastic, whose protein sequence is MATAAAAGVASLRYFPSSLRNRVCPGTTSGGGAVTFSPRRGRGASAAAVAAPSREAEPASSLGDLTRVDFPILDQEFDGNKLVYFDNGATSQKPSHVMKALDDYYRFYNSNVHRGIHALSAKATGAYEAARIKVANFVNAADSREIIFTRNATEAINLVAYSWGLSNLKQGDEIVLTVAEHHSAIVPWQFVSQKTGAVLKYVGLTKEEVPDIEQLKGLLSNKTKIVVVHHVSNVLGSMLPIEEIVACSNRVGAKVLVDACQSVPHMPVDVQKLGADFLVASSHKMCGPTGVGFLHGKFEILSSMEPFLGGGEMIADVFEDKSTYAEPPSRFEAGTPAIGEAIALGAAIDYLSNFGMHKIHEYEKELGAYLYESLLSVPKVRVYGPAPSQSDHRAPLCSFNVENVHPTDIAEILDLQHGVAIRSGHHCAQILHRTLGITASARASLHFYNTKEEVDVFIHGLKDTIDFLTSQH, encoded by the exons ATGgcgaccgcggcggcggcgggggtggCGTCGCTCCGATACTTCCCCTCCTCCCTGAGGAACCGCGTCTGCCCCGGAACTACCAGCGGCGGCGGTGCGGTCACGTTTTCTCCGCGGCGGGGTCGCGGTGCGTCGGCGGCGGCCGTTGCGGCGCCGTCGCGGGAGGCTGAGCCGGCCTCCTCGCTCGGGGACCTCACCCGCGTAGACTTCCCCATCCTCGACCAG GAATTCGATGGTAACAAATTAGTTTACTTCGACAATGGTGCAACATCGCAGAAACCCTCTCATGTAATGAAAGCCCTAGATGACTATTACCGATTTTATAATTCGAATGTTCATCGTGGCATTCATGCTCTCAG CGCGAAGGCTACTGGTGCATATGAggctgcaagaataaaggttgcaAATTTCGTGAATGCGGCTGATAGTAGAGAGATTATTTTCACTCGTAATGCTACAGAAGCTATCAATTTAGTAGCCTATTCATGGGGCTTATCTAACTTAAAGCAAGGAGATGAG ATTGTTCTTACAGTTGCGGAGCATCATAGCGCGATTGTTCCTTGGCAATTTGTTTCCCAGAAGACTGGTGCTGTTCTGAAGTATGTTGGGCTGACTAAAGAAGAGGTTCCAGACATTGAGCAATTAAAAGGGCTTCTGTCAAACAAGACAAAGATTGTTGTTGTCCATCATGTTTCAAATGTACTGG GTTCAATGCTTCCTATTGAGGAGATTGTAGCATGTTCAAACAGAGTCGGAGCTAAAGTTCTTGTAGATGCTTGTCAAAGTGTCCCCCATATGCCAGTTGATGTTCAGAAGCTTGGTGCAGATTTTCTTGTTGCATCCTCGCATAAG ATGTGTGGCCCTACAGGCGTCGGATTCTTGCATGGAAAATTCGAGATCTTGTCATCTATGGAGCCTTTCTTAG GTGGTGGTGAAATGATTGCAGATGTGTTTGAAGACAAATCTACATATGCTGAGCCACCTTCTAG ATTTGAGGCTGGAACTCCTGCCATTGGAGAGGCTATTGCATTGGGAGCAGCAATAGATTATCTGTCAAACTTTGGCATGCACAAGATCCATGAGTATGAG AAAGAGTTGGGGGCTTATCTTTATGAGAGCCTTCTTTCCGTTCCAAAGGTTCGGGTCTATGGTCCAGCTCCTTCCCAAAGTGATCACCGTGCTCCTTTATGTTCTTTCAATGTTGAGAATGTTCATCCAACAGATATTGCAGAAATTCTTGATCTTCAG CATGGCGTGGCAATTCGGTCAGGGCATCATTGCGCACAGATTTTGCATCGAACCCTCGGTATCACCGCAAGTGCCCGTGCCAGTCTTCACTTCTACAACacaaaggaggaggtggatgtctTCATCCACGGACTTAAAGATACCATCGATTTCCTTACTTCCCAACACTAG